A single region of the Blattabacterium cuenoti genome encodes:
- a CDS encoding Rne/Rng family ribonuclease, protein MIKELIINAEEQKVKIALLEEGKLFELHQEIFNKKFSVGDVYLGIVKKILYGLNAAIIDIGHYKGAFLHYNDLGLQINKMLNFISNNRIKKEFFDEKKIFIDKILHPGQKILVQITKEPISNKGPKLTAKICIPGRNLVLIPFSEKISISHKIKNTKEKNRLLSYIRKITPNEFGIIIRTVASNKIEKILNEELISLIRKWEKTLDNLIKLPPVRVFSESRKIFCLLRDTLNDDLKFIYCNNSLLCKEIHSYLSLIAPKKTSIIKYYKGNIPIFKKYGIEKQMQIFLGKNVPLENGAYIIIEHTEALHVIDVNSGISNHIKKNCTESERIDHIFKVNLLAATEITRQLRLRDMGGIIVVDFIDMSEPIHRKKLYEHLKKKMKNDRAKHQILPPNKFGLVQFTRHRVRPELKINHNKYQYAPAYYIHYIEFILETIIKNKKNKGIQLHIHSFVSAFLKKGFPSIQQKWLLKYKKWIKIIPRDTFEYTEYKIINKNHEIISSFFH, encoded by the coding sequence ATGATTAAAGAGTTAATTATAAATGCAGAAGAACAAAAAGTAAAAATAGCTCTTTTAGAAGAAGGAAAGTTGTTTGAGCTTCATCAAGAGATTTTTAATAAAAAATTCTCTGTAGGAGATGTATATTTAGGAATAGTAAAAAAAATTTTATATGGATTAAATGCTGCTATTATCGATATAGGTCATTATAAAGGAGCTTTTTTGCATTACAATGATCTTGGTCTTCAAATAAATAAAATGTTAAATTTTATTTCCAATAATCGCATAAAAAAAGAATTTTTTGATGAAAAAAAAATTTTTATAGATAAAATTTTGCATCCTGGACAAAAAATTTTGGTTCAGATTACTAAAGAACCTATTTCTAATAAAGGACCAAAACTTACTGCAAAAATATGTATTCCAGGAAGAAATTTAGTACTTATCCCTTTTTCAGAAAAAATATCTATTTCTCATAAAATAAAAAATACAAAAGAAAAAAATAGGTTACTTTCTTACATAAGAAAAATAACACCCAATGAATTTGGAATTATTATTCGTACAGTTGCTTCTAATAAAATAGAAAAAATTTTAAATGAAGAACTTATTTCTTTAATAAGAAAATGGGAAAAAACATTAGATAATTTAATAAAATTACCTCCAGTTAGAGTTTTTAGTGAAAGTAGAAAAATTTTTTGTTTATTAAGAGATACATTAAACGATGATTTGAAATTTATTTATTGTAATAATAGTCTTCTTTGTAAAGAAATTCATTCATATTTATCTTTAATTGCTCCTAAAAAAACTAGCATCATAAAATATTATAAAGGAAATATTCCCATTTTTAAGAAATATGGAATAGAAAAACAAATGCAAATTTTTTTAGGTAAAAATGTTCCTCTTGAAAATGGAGCTTATATTATTATAGAACATACTGAAGCATTACATGTTATAGATGTAAATAGTGGAATAAGTAATCATATAAAAAAAAATTGTACAGAATCAGAAAGAATTGATCATATATTTAAAGTTAATTTATTAGCAGCTACAGAAATTACAAGACAACTTAGACTAAGAGATATGGGAGGAATAATTGTAGTAGATTTTATAGATATGTCTGAACCAATTCATAGAAAAAAACTATATGAACATTTAAAAAAAAAAATGAAAAATGACAGAGCTAAACATCAAATTTTACCTCCAAATAAATTTGGTTTAGTTCAATTTACTCGTCATAGAGTAAGACCTGAATTAAAAATCAATCATAATAAATATCAATATGCTCCTGCATATTATATTCATTATATAGAATTTATTTTAGAAACTATTATAAAAAATAAAAAAAATAAAGGGATACAATTACATATACATTCTTTTGTTTCAGCTTTTTTAAAAAAAGGATTTCCTTCTATTCAACAAAAATGGTTGTTAAAATATAAAAAATGGATTAAAATCATTCCAAGAGATACTTTTGAATATACAGAATATAAAATAATAAATAAAAATCATGAAATAATATCATCTTTTTTTCATTAA
- a CDS encoding GYDIA family GHMP kinase encodes MHQYKRFFYSHGKLLLTGEYFLLCGAYGLALPTIKGQSLIIKKNVSSVLHWKSYDEINTPWFEVIFKLPSLDICYETEKKTALRLRYLLLKSKKIQKNFLPNELGIYVKTQLEFPINWGLGSSSTLINNIAKWANIDPYMLLGNDFTGSGYDIACVSRSKPIIYKLYKKKPHIIPIDFNPPFKDQLFFLHLNKKQNTCDEIRFFKDIKKNISRKNIEYISSITLQIPFCKTLKEFEELLLKHEMIISEMLDIPTIKEMYFPDYLGLIKSLGAWGGDFVLITSREGMKNYFSNKGFHTLISFNEMIF; translated from the coding sequence ATGCATCAATATAAACGTTTTTTTTATAGTCATGGAAAACTGTTATTAACGGGAGAATATTTTCTTTTATGTGGGGCTTATGGTTTAGCTTTGCCTACAATTAAAGGACAATCATTAATTATAAAAAAAAATGTGTCTTCTGTTTTACATTGGAAGAGTTATGATGAAATTAATACACCTTGGTTTGAAGTAATTTTTAAACTTCCTTCTTTAGATATTTGTTATGAAACAGAAAAAAAAACAGCTTTAAGATTAAGATATTTATTATTAAAATCTAAAAAAATTCAAAAAAATTTTCTTCCTAATGAATTAGGAATATATGTAAAAACACAATTAGAATTTCCTATAAATTGGGGGTTGGGTAGTAGTTCTACTTTAATTAATAACATAGCAAAATGGGCGAATATAGATCCTTATATGCTATTAGGAAATGATTTTACAGGAAGTGGTTATGATATAGCTTGTGTTTCTAGATCAAAACCAATAATTTATAAATTGTATAAAAAAAAACCTCATATTATTCCTATTGATTTTAATCCTCCATTTAAAGATCAACTTTTTTTTCTACATCTCAATAAAAAACAAAATACTTGTGATGAAATACGATTTTTTAAAGATATTAAAAAAAATATTTCTAGAAAAAATATTGAATATATATCTTCTATAACTTTACAAATTCCTTTTTGCAAAACATTAAAAGAATTTGAAGAATTATTGCTAAAACATGAAATGATCATATCAGAAATGCTGGATATTCCTACCATTAAAGAAATGTATTTTCCAGATTATCTTGGTCTGATTAAAAGTTTAGGAGCTTGGGGGGGAGATTTTGTTTTGATAACTTCTAGAGAAGGAATGAAAAATTATTTTTCTAATAAAGGATTTCATACTCTTATTTCATTTAATGAAATGATTTTTTAA
- the fabD gene encoding ACP S-malonyltransferase gives MKAYLFPGQGSQFMGMGKNLYKNSDDAKKLFRLADDVLGFGITSIMFEGSINILKKTKNTQLAIYIYSVIKAKISKNFNPDMVAGHSLGEFSALAAIDVFSFEDGLILVNKRASMMQKICESIHGGMAVIFGLEDSIIEDICKKDKGIIVPSNYNSPEQLVISGEYTALKRVCFSLKKIGAKRIFILPVHGAFHSPIMEPAQKKLKKFIQKFFFKDSKCPIYQNVTAQSFTKSNDIKKNIVEQLTSPVKWKQSIKNMIDHGAISFTEIGPGNILQGLMKKISKNFTKKI, from the coding sequence ATGAAAGCTTATCTATTTCCTGGACAAGGATCTCAATTCATGGGAATGGGAAAAAATTTATACAAAAATTCTGATGATGCAAAAAAATTATTTCGATTAGCTGATGACGTTTTAGGATTCGGAATAACATCTATAATGTTTGAAGGGTCTATAAATATATTAAAAAAGACAAAAAATACACAACTAGCAATTTACATATATTCAGTTATAAAAGCAAAAATATCAAAAAATTTTAATCCTGATATGGTTGCTGGACATTCTCTTGGAGAATTTTCTGCTTTAGCAGCAATTGATGTTTTTTCTTTTGAAGATGGGTTAATATTAGTGAATAAAAGAGCATCAATGATGCAAAAAATTTGTGAATCTATTCATGGAGGAATGGCTGTAATATTTGGATTGGAAGATTCCATTATAGAAGATATTTGTAAAAAAGATAAGGGGATTATTGTTCCATCTAACTATAATAGTCCTGAACAGTTAGTTATTTCTGGAGAATATACAGCTTTGAAAAGAGTTTGTTTTTCTTTAAAAAAAATAGGTGCTAAAAGAATATTCATTCTTCCTGTTCATGGAGCATTTCATTCTCCCATTATGGAGCCTGCTCAAAAAAAACTAAAAAAATTTATACAAAAATTTTTTTTTAAAGATTCTAAATGTCCAATATATCAAAATGTGACTGCTCAATCCTTTACAAAATCTAATGATATAAAAAAAAATATTGTAGAACAATTAACTTCTCCAGTAAAATGGAAACAATCTATAAAAAATATGATTGATCATGGAGCGATTTCATTTACGGAAATAGGTCCAGGAAATATATTGCAAGGGTTGATGAAAAAAATATCAAAAAATTTTACAAAAAAAATATAA
- a CDS encoding TatD family hydrolase: MKITDTHTHLYMKEFREDIDDVIKKAFNQKINRFLLPSIDRSTIPSILKLEKKYPNVCFSMIGLHPSRVFTDSLEKELNYIEKWLYKHSFISIGEIGMDFNLEKKFISEQEYAFQTQIKWAKKIKLPIVIHCRKAFDQVYNILLKEKNSYLKGVFHCFSGTLEQAKKIIDLGIKLGIGGMITFKKNHMIEFLHKINLNNIVLETDSPFLSPHPFRGKRNDPTNLRIVLKRLSQIYSTSEEKIADIIHMNVENLFFSKKI, encoded by the coding sequence ATGAAAATTACTGATACACACACACATTTGTATATGAAAGAATTTCGTGAAGATATTGATGATGTAATAAAAAAAGCATTTAATCAAAAAATTAACAGATTTTTACTTCCTTCTATAGATAGATCAACGATTCCTAGTATATTAAAATTAGAAAAAAAATATCCTAATGTATGTTTTTCTATGATAGGACTTCATCCTAGTAGAGTTTTTACAGATAGTTTAGAAAAAGAATTAAATTACATTGAAAAATGGTTATATAAACATTCTTTTATTTCTATAGGAGAAATAGGTATGGATTTTAATTTAGAAAAAAAATTTATTTCAGAACAAGAATATGCCTTTCAAACTCAAATAAAATGGGCAAAAAAAATAAAACTCCCCATAGTAATACACTGTAGAAAAGCTTTTGATCAAGTTTATAATATTTTATTAAAAGAAAAAAACTCTTATTTAAAAGGTGTTTTTCATTGTTTTTCTGGAACTTTAGAACAAGCTAAAAAAATTATTGATTTAGGAATAAAACTGGGAATAGGAGGAATGATTACTTTTAAAAAAAATCATATGATAGAATTTTTACATAAGATAAATTTGAATAATATCGTATTAGAAACCGATTCTCCCTTTCTTTCTCCACATCCTTTTAGAGGAAAAAGAAATGATCCTACAAATTTAAGAATAGTTTTAAAAAGACTATCTCAAATTTATTCCACATCAGAAGAAAAAATTGCCGATATTATTCATATGAATGTAGAAAATTTATTTTTTTCTAAAAAAATTTAA
- the fumC gene encoding class II fumarate hydratase, with protein MIYRTEKDTLGVVKVPLDKYWGAQTERSRKNFRIGSEASMPIEIIHSFGFLKKAAAHANFEFGILSKKKRDIISLVCDEIIEGKLNDQFPLVVWQTGSGTHTNMNVNEVISNRAHVLTGGKLGYNKSCIHPNDDVNMSQSSNDTFSTVMHIASYKKLIEKTIPSIKELRKILKKKSKLFHNIIKIGRTHLMDATPITLGQEFSGYVSQIDHGLNSIQKTLDHLSELAIGGTAVGTGLNAPKGFDIKVTDYISKYVGIPFKIAKNKFEALSSHDAIVESHGAIKQIAVSLIKISNDIRFLASGPRSGIGEIFIPENEPGSSIMPGKINPTQCEAMIMVCIQIIGNDMAISIAGSSGNYELNVTKPLIIHNFLQSSQLIADACTSFSSFCVKGIKPNYQRIKEFLDKSLMLVTALNTHIGYDKSAEIAKYAYANNTTLKEEAIRLGYLTVEKFEKLINPSKMV; from the coding sequence ATGATTTATAGAACAGAGAAAGATACTTTAGGTGTAGTAAAAGTTCCTTTAGATAAATATTGGGGGGCACAAACAGAAAGATCTAGAAAAAATTTTAGAATAGGTTCAGAAGCTTCTATGCCTATAGAAATTATTCATTCTTTTGGCTTTTTAAAGAAAGCTGCAGCTCATGCAAATTTTGAATTTGGCATTTTATCTAAAAAAAAAAGAGATATTATATCCTTGGTTTGTGATGAAATTATAGAAGGAAAACTAAATGATCAATTTCCTTTAGTTGTATGGCAAACAGGATCTGGAACCCATACCAATATGAATGTAAATGAAGTTATTTCCAATAGAGCTCATGTTTTGACAGGGGGGAAACTTGGTTATAATAAATCTTGTATACATCCAAATGATGATGTAAATATGTCTCAATCATCTAATGATACTTTTTCTACCGTAATGCATATTGCTTCTTATAAAAAATTAATAGAAAAAACTATTCCTTCTATTAAAGAATTAAGAAAAATTTTGAAAAAAAAATCGAAATTATTTCATAATATTATTAAAATAGGAAGAACTCATCTTATGGATGCTACTCCCATTACTTTAGGACAAGAATTTTCTGGTTATGTTTCCCAAATAGATCATGGATTAAATTCTATTCAAAAAACTTTAGATCATCTTTCTGAATTAGCTATAGGAGGAACTGCTGTTGGAACAGGATTAAATGCTCCTAAAGGATTTGATATAAAAGTTACTGATTACATCAGTAAATATGTTGGTATTCCTTTTAAAATTGCAAAAAATAAATTTGAAGCTTTATCATCTCATGATGCAATAGTGGAATCTCATGGAGCTATTAAACAAATAGCTGTTTCTTTAATAAAAATATCAAATGATATTCGTTTTTTAGCTTCTGGACCACGTTCAGGAATTGGAGAAATTTTTATTCCTGAAAATGAACCTGGATCTTCTATTATGCCTGGAAAAATAAATCCTACTCAATGTGAAGCTATGATTATGGTTTGTATACAAATTATAGGAAACGATATGGCAATTTCTATAGCAGGATCTTCAGGAAATTATGAATTAAATGTTACTAAACCATTAATAATACATAATTTTTTACAATCCTCTCAACTTATTGCAGATGCTTGTACCTCTTTTTCTTCTTTTTGTGTAAAAGGAATCAAACCAAACTATCAAAGAATTAAAGAATTTTTAGATAAATCATTGATGTTGGTGACAGCACTTAATACTCATATTGGATACGATAAATCAGCAGAAATAGCAAAATATGCTTATGCAAATAATACTACTTTAAAAGAAGAAGCAATTAGATTAGGATATTTAACTGTTGAAAAATTTGAAAAATTAATCAATCCATCTAAAATGGTTTAA
- a CDS encoding septum formation initiator family protein, producing the protein MKKKYRIFKNKYFWISFFFFIWMSFFDSNSLILHYKFNKSIQNMIYDRDYLKNKILLEGNYLNKLTNNSIYLEKLAREKFFMKKEDEDLFVCKQKIKPINMNDSCK; encoded by the coding sequence ATGAAAAAAAAATATAGAATATTTAAAAATAAATACTTTTGGATAAGTTTTTTCTTTTTTATCTGGATGTCTTTTTTTGATTCAAATTCTTTAATTTTACACTATAAATTTAATAAAAGTATTCAAAATATGATCTACGATAGAGATTATTTAAAAAATAAAATTTTATTAGAAGGAAATTATTTAAATAAATTGACAAATAATTCTATATATCTTGAAAAATTAGCAAGAGAAAAATTTTTTATGAAAAAAGAAGATGAAGATTTATTTGTTTGTAAACAAAAAATAAAACCTATTAATATGAACGATTCATGTAAATGA
- the mnmG gene encoding tRNA uridine-5-carboxymethylaminomethyl(34) synthesis enzyme MnmG, with protein sequence MFLDIYDVIIVGGGHAGAEAASASSNMGSKTLLITTNLQTIGEMSCNPAIGGIAKGQMIREIDALGGYSGIIADCSMIQFRMLNKSKGPAMWSPRAQCDRKLFSYYWRFFLEKNTQLDLYQDTVTSLIIKKNKVKGVKTYLGLKIKGKAVILTNGTFLNGKIHIGEKRIHGGRIAEKEVRGITEQLTKHFGFRYGRMKTGTSPRVDGRSLNYEKMKSQNGDIPTNKFSFSYNTKRLKKQRKCYITYTNQKVHDLIRKNFNYSPIFTGSIKGKSPRYCPSIEEKIFRFSDKESHPIFVEPEGWNTVEVYVNGFSTSFPENLQYQSLKKISGFEKVKVLRPGYAIEYDYFPPEQLKPTLESKIIENLFFAGQINGTTGYEEAAAQGLIAGINAHLKIRKIKPFILKRNQAYIGVLIDDLITKGTEEPYRMFTSRAEYRMLLRQDNADERLTPMGYHIGLISEDKMKILDRKKYKIKKCMYLFKNKNLDPKIINPILYDKKSSIIYHDKKIETILSRSDIEIKDITSIPFVMEEIKKNDFNQEVLEQVSIQIKYKGYIDREKENAKKLLKLEKLKIPNDFNYKTIKSLSLEAREKLDYYRPISLAQASRISGITPSDLSVLLIYMNRSY encoded by the coding sequence ATGTTTTTAGATATATATGATGTTATTATAGTTGGAGGAGGACATGCTGGAGCAGAAGCCGCTTCTGCATCTTCTAATATGGGTTCCAAAACTTTACTTATTACTACTAATTTACAAACAATAGGTGAAATGTCATGTAATCCTGCTATAGGAGGTATTGCTAAAGGACAAATGATTAGAGAAATAGATGCTTTGGGTGGTTATTCTGGAATAATCGCAGATTGTAGTATGATTCAATTTAGAATGCTAAATAAATCCAAAGGACCTGCAATGTGGAGTCCTAGGGCTCAATGTGATAGAAAATTATTTTCCTATTATTGGAGATTTTTTTTAGAAAAAAATACTCAATTAGATCTATATCAAGATACCGTAACCTCTTTAATCATAAAAAAAAATAAAGTTAAAGGGGTTAAAACTTATTTAGGTTTAAAAATTAAAGGAAAGGCCGTTATACTAACGAATGGAACTTTTTTAAATGGAAAAATACATATTGGGGAAAAAAGGATTCATGGAGGAAGAATAGCAGAAAAAGAAGTTAGAGGAATAACAGAACAATTAACTAAACATTTTGGATTCCGATATGGTAGAATGAAAACAGGAACATCTCCAAGAGTAGATGGACGTTCTTTAAATTACGAAAAAATGAAATCTCAAAATGGAGATATACCTACAAATAAATTTTCTTTTTCTTATAATACAAAAAGATTAAAAAAACAAAGAAAATGTTATATAACCTATACAAATCAAAAAGTACATGATTTAATTCGTAAAAATTTTAATTATTCTCCAATTTTTACAGGATCTATTAAAGGAAAAAGTCCTAGATATTGTCCTTCTATAGAAGAAAAAATTTTTAGATTTTCGGATAAAGAATCTCATCCTATTTTTGTAGAACCAGAAGGTTGGAACACGGTGGAAGTATATGTGAATGGATTTTCAACTTCTTTTCCGGAAAATTTACAATATCAGTCTTTAAAAAAAATTTCAGGTTTTGAAAAAGTAAAAGTATTAAGACCCGGATACGCTATAGAATATGATTATTTTCCACCAGAACAATTAAAACCTACTTTGGAAAGCAAGATTATAGAAAATCTTTTTTTTGCAGGACAAATAAATGGGACAACTGGATATGAAGAAGCTGCAGCACAAGGATTAATTGCAGGAATTAATGCTCATTTAAAAATTCGGAAAATTAAACCATTTATTCTTAAAAGAAATCAAGCTTATATTGGAGTTTTGATAGATGATTTAATTACAAAAGGAACAGAAGAACCTTATAGAATGTTTACTTCAAGAGCAGAATATAGAATGTTATTACGACAAGATAATGCAGATGAAAGACTTACTCCTATGGGATACCATATAGGGTTAATATCAGAAGATAAAATGAAAATTTTAGATCGTAAAAAATATAAAATAAAAAAATGTATGTATCTATTTAAAAATAAAAATTTAGATCCAAAAATTATAAATCCTATTTTATATGACAAAAAATCTTCTATCATATATCATGATAAAAAAATAGAAACAATTTTATCTCGTTCTGATATAGAAATAAAAGATATTACGTCCATTCCCTTTGTGATGGAAGAAATCAAAAAAAATGATTTTAATCAAGAAGTATTAGAACAAGTTTCTATTCAAATAAAATATAAAGGATACATAGATAGGGAAAAAGAAAATGCAAAAAAATTATTAAAATTAGAAAAATTGAAAATTCCAAATGATTTTAATTACAAAACAATTAAATCTCTTTCCTTAGAAGCTAGAGAAAAATTGGATTATTATCGTCCAATATCCTTAGCACAAGCATCAAGAATTAGTGGAATTACTCCTTCAGATTTAAGCGTATTGCTCATTTACATGAATCGTTCATATTAA
- the ybeY gene encoding rRNA maturation RNase YbeY translates to MIKLFYKISYFYIKNESLFIKEICIILNNEGMNIGDINYIFCNDDFILDMNKKYLQKNFYTDVLAFDYSIKQCISGDIFISVDRVLDNSTQWNQFFLVELKRVMIHAILHFLGYDDKKKMDKKIMKKKEEFYLNLFQF, encoded by the coding sequence ATGATTAAATTATTTTATAAAATTTCTTATTTCTACATAAAAAACGAATCTTTATTTATTAAAGAAATCTGTATTATATTAAATAATGAAGGAATGAATATTGGGGATATTAATTACATTTTTTGTAATGATGATTTTATTTTAGACATGAATAAAAAATATTTACAAAAAAATTTTTATACAGATGTACTTGCATTTGATTATTCCATAAAACAATGTATATCTGGAGATATATTTATTAGTGTAGATCGTGTTTTAGATAATTCTACACAATGGAATCAATTTTTTCTGGTAGAATTAAAACGTGTTATGATCCATGCTATATTACATTTTTTAGGATATGATGATAAAAAAAAAATGGATAAAAAAATAATGAAAAAAAAAGAGGAGTTTTATTTAAATTTATTTCAATTTTGA
- a CDS encoding CDP-alcohol phosphatidyltransferase family protein: MIKIKNKKIIPNIFTFLNLFFGCISIIFLQSKNFYNSAIATLFSIIFDFLDGFFSRIIKSENQFGKELDSLADMVSFGIVPSIIVFLLFKKNTINQKIPCIEWFSFLICIFSAWRLAKFNTTNPTYYRGLTTPVNTLFFSSLSIIVMNNTTTPVFIKNIIRHPIIILFMIFFSCYFLISKISMISFSFEDFSWKKNKIRYIFLLISTFLLLTLHVVALPCIIIIYIITSVYFHRKNKKIH, encoded by the coding sequence TTGATAAAAATAAAAAACAAAAAAATAATTCCGAATATTTTTACTTTTTTAAATCTATTTTTTGGATGTATTTCTATCATTTTTTTACAATCTAAAAATTTTTATAATTCCGCTATTGCTACTTTATTTTCAATAATTTTTGATTTTTTAGATGGTTTTTTTTCTAGAATTATAAAAAGTGAAAATCAATTCGGAAAAGAATTAGATTCTCTTGCAGACATGGTTTCTTTCGGTATAGTTCCATCTATAATAGTTTTTCTTTTATTTAAAAAAAATACAATAAATCAAAAAATTCCATGTATTGAATGGTTTTCTTTTTTAATTTGCATTTTTTCCGCATGGCGTTTAGCTAAATTCAATACTACAAATCCAACTTATTACAGAGGGTTAACTACTCCTGTCAATACTTTATTTTTTTCTTCTTTATCTATTATTGTAATGAATAATACTACAACGCCCGTTTTCATAAAAAATATTATTAGACATCCCATTATAATACTTTTTATGATATTTTTTTCTTGTTATTTTTTAATTTCTAAAATATCCATGATCTCTTTTTCTTTCGAAGATTTTTCTTGGAAAAAGAATAAAATACGTTATATTTTTTTATTGATTAGTACATTTCTTTTATTAACTTTACATGTAGTTGCTTTGCCATGCATTATTATTATTTATATAATAACTTCAGTCTATTTTCATAGAAAAAATAAAAAAATTCATTAA
- a CDS encoding 3'-5' exonuclease has translation MKLKLNRPICFFDIEATGINIGKDRIIEISILKIFPNGNQEDKTWLICPGIPIPPQSTAIHGIKDEDVAGKLKFKDVAISIFKMIENTDLAGYNSNRFDIPILAEEMLRAGISFDIKKYKTIDVQVIFHKMEPRTLSAAYKYYCNKDLIKAHSSKADTFATYEILLAQLEKYENLKKDVKSLNQFSHQKNIVDLAGFIKMDEEGNEIFNFGKYKGKKVIEIFEKDPNYYGWIQNSDFPLYTKKILTAVKLRKFNK, from the coding sequence ATGAAATTAAAACTTAATCGTCCTATTTGTTTCTTTGATATAGAAGCAACAGGAATTAATATCGGAAAGGATAGAATTATCGAAATATCCATATTAAAAATATTCCCTAATGGGAATCAAGAAGACAAAACTTGGCTTATTTGTCCTGGAATTCCTATTCCTCCACAATCTACAGCAATTCATGGAATTAAAGATGAAGATGTAGCGGGAAAACTAAAATTTAAAGATGTAGCCATTTCTATTTTTAAAATGATTGAAAATACAGATTTAGCAGGATATAATTCTAATAGATTTGATATACCCATTTTAGCAGAAGAAATGCTTCGTGCAGGAATATCTTTCGATATAAAAAAATACAAAACTATAGATGTACAAGTGATATTTCATAAAATGGAACCTAGAACACTTTCTGCTGCTTATAAATATTATTGTAATAAAGATCTAATAAAAGCCCATAGTTCTAAAGCAGATACCTTTGCTACGTACGAAATATTACTAGCACAATTGGAAAAATATGAAAATTTAAAAAAAGATGTAAAAAGTTTAAATCAATTTTCTCATCAAAAAAATATAGTAGATCTTGCTGGATTTATAAAAATGGATGAAGAAGGAAACGAAATATTTAATTTTGGAAAATACAAAGGTAAAAAAGTTATTGAAATTTTTGAAAAAGATCCTAATTATTATGGATGGATACAAAATTCAGATTTTCCCTTATATACAAAAAAAATATTAACAGCAGTTAAATTAAGAAAATTTAATAAATAA